One genomic region from Vanessa tameamea isolate UH-Manoa-2023 chromosome 14, ilVanTame1 primary haplotype, whole genome shotgun sequence encodes:
- the Cdk7 gene encoding cyclin-dependent kinase 7 codes for MEEQTSRYEKIDFLGEGQFATVYKARDVKTDKIVAVKKIKIGSRLEAQDGINRTALREIKLLQELQHINLIGLLDVFGQKSNVSLVFDFMDTDLEIIVKDNNIVLTPANVKAYMIMTLKGLEYLHQNWILHRDLKPNNLLINREGILKIGDFGLAKAFGSPTRINTHQVVTRWYRSPELLFGARQYGTGVDMWAVGCILAELLLRVPFLPGESDLDQLSRIFQVFGTPTEETWPGMKTLTDYVQYKQFPAQQLRHIFSAASDDLLQLLESLLALYPPRRCDCTQALQMSYFSNKPAPSFGPKLPMPTNITKIETEKPSLKRKLLDNIDGGLLAKKLQF; via the exons ATGGAAGAACAAACATCACGTTATGAGAAGATAGATTTTTTGGGAGAGGGTCAG tttgctACTGTATACAAAGCAAGAGATGTAAAAACTGACAAAATAGTTGctgtaaagaaaattaaaattggcTCAAGACTAGAGGCACAAGATGGTATTAACAGAACTGCTCTCAGAgaaatcaaattattacaaGAGTTACAACATATAAACCTCATTGGACTTCTAg ATGTATTTGGACAAAAATCAAATGTTTCCTTGGTGTTTGACTTCATGGATACTGATttagaaataattgttaaagatAACAATATTGTACTCACTCCAGCCAATGTAAAAGCCTATATGATTATGACTTTAAAAG GTTTGGAATACTTGCATCAAAATTGGATTTTACACAGAGATTTGAAACCTAATAACCTTCTTATTAACAGAGAAGGGATTTTAAAAATTGGTGATTTTGGTCTGGCAAAAGCATTTGGATCACCCACCAGAATAAATACACATCAGGTGGTTACAAGATGGTATag ATCACCAGAGCTTTTATTTGGAGCAAGGCAATATGGTACAGGAGTGGATATGTGGGCAGTAGGCTGTATACTAGCTGAACTATTGCTTAGAGTGCCATTCTTACCTGGAGAGTCAGACCTTGACCAACTGTCTCGTATTTTTCAAGTATTTGGTACACCCACAGAGGAGACATGGCCT ggCATGAAGACTTTGACTGATTACGTTCAGTACAAACAGTTTCCTGCACAGCAATTACGACACATATTTAGTGCTGCATCAGATGACCTTTTGCAATTGTTGGAAAGCTTACTTGCACTGTATCCACCACGCCGTTGTGACTGTACACAGGCTTTACAAATGTCATACTTCAG taataagCCAGCACCATCATTTGGGCCAAAATTACCAATGCCTACAAACATAACAAAGATAGAAACAGAAAAGCCATcacttaaaagaaaattacttgATAATATTGATGGAGgtttacttgcaaaaaaacttcaattttaa
- the LOC113398723 gene encoding tubulin polyglutamylase TTLL13-like — MELGFETFSHGEDQRSLSSSKKTYNVPIRKSDKVAVMAEQPDKEEVADNITSILLPNYDSKLYDEDDTSQPTSCSAPIIPIETTRKKKKRKRSQISICLTNCRYESIRKVASAFGMREVSEEEAWNFYWTDMSVSVERAKEMKRFQRINHFPGMLEICRKDLLARNLNRMQKIYPKEYNFFPKTWCLPADFGEVLTYSKSRKNKTFIIKPECGSQGRGIYLTKSLKDIKPTDKLICQVYLSKPYLVDGYKFDIRVYTLITSCDPLRIFVYNEGLVRFATSRYADPNANNTTNVFMHLTNYALNKHSRTYVYDSEAGSKRKISTLNKVLLSQGVDLDRLWHSIDQVIVKTIISAWPILKHSYHACFPSHDMVHACFEILGFDILLDHKLHPFILEVNHSPSFHTDTQLDREVKESLLTDTLTMLNIWQCDKKRVLEEDRKRIRDRLLQTNKYAEYTPTEEKESERSPWQTQIQWEETHLGNFRRVYPSGSQYAALFQQPAGSLYAGTAASRARGDCVRLQRDDFQQTKAKAEALKKPSQPKPKEIEKKEKEGEGAGSTANGTGDKMKPRPKDTKRNKDEKGKLVAKPSLAQQSITTIDEKEKQLKPPYVLCSYEPDPIVEKEERERVNLLAQRDFLVRSYGMLEQIYLVMKKMGTLRPEDERKYGVYGRLSVVSNSTKKL, encoded by the exons ATGGAG ctaGGCTTTGAAACTTTTTCACACGGGGAGGATCAACGTTCATTGAGTAGCTCTAAGAAAACGTACAATGTGCCTATACGAAAAAGCGATAAAGTTGCAG TAATGGCCGAACAACCTGATAAAGAAGAAGTAGCAGATAACATAACATCAATACTTTTGCCGAATTATGACAGCAAGctgtatgacgaagatgataCGTCCCAGCCAACCTCTTGTTCAGCACCTATAATACCTATTGAGACCACACGcaagaaaaagaaaagaaagag atctCAAATATCAATTTGTCTTACCAACTGTCGTTACGAATCTATTCGAAAAGTAGCTAGTGCGTTTGGTATGCGTGAAGTTTCTGAAGAAGAAGCCTGGAATTTCTACTGGACCGATATGAGCGTGTCTGTGGAAAGAGCTAAAGAGATGAAGAGATTTCAACGTATCAACCACTTTCCTGGAATGCTTGAAATATGCAG AAAAGATTTGTTAGCGAGAAACTTAAATAGAATGCAAAAGATCTATCCGAAGGAATATAATTTCTTCCCTAAAACCTGGTGTTTGCCCGCCGA TTTTGGGGAAGTTTTGACCTACAGCAAATCTCGCAAGAATAAGACGTTCATAATAAAGCCGGAGTGTGGGAGTCAGGGTCGAGGCATTTATCTTACAAAGTCTTTGAAGGACATCAAGCCTACTGATAAACTTATTTGTCag GTTTATTTATCGAAACCCTATCTCGTGGATggatataaatttgatataagaGTGTATACCCTTATTACGTCATGCGATCCTCTTAGGATTTTTGTATATAACGAAGGCCTTGTCAG GTTTGCCACGAGTCGGTATGCGGACCCGAACGCGAACAACACGACAAACGTCTTTATGCACCTCACCAACTACGCGCTGAACAAGCATAGCCGCACATACGTCTACGATTCTGAAGCGGGGAGCAAGCG CAAAATATCGACGTTGAACAAGGTCCTGTTGTCGCAAGGAGTGGACCTCGACCGGCTGTGGCATTCCATAGACCAAGTGATCGTGAAGACCATAATATCCGCCTGGCCCATACTCAAACACAGCTACCACGCCTGTTTCCCTTCGCACGATATG GTTCATGCGTGTTTCGAAATACTCGGCTTTGATATACTTCTGGATCACAAGTTACAtccttttattttagaa GTGAACCACTCACCAAGTTTCCACACAGATACCCAACTCGATCGGGAAGTAAAGGAAAGTTTGCTTACTGACACGTTAACTATGTTAAACATCTGGCAGTGCGACAAGAAGCGAGTTCTAGAGGAAGATCGTAAAAGAATAAGGGACAGATTGCTTCAGACTAACAA ATATGCAGAGTATACTCCAACAGAAGAGAAAGAGTCGGAAAGAAGTCCCTGGCAAACGCAAATTCAGTGGGAAGAGACCCATTTGGGTAATTTTAG ACGGGTGTACCCGTCGGGGTCGCAGTACGCGGCGCTGTTCCAGCAGCCGGCGGGCTCGCTGTACGCGGGCACGGCCGCCTCGCGCGCGCGCGGCGACTGCGTGCGGCTGCAGCGGGACGACTTCCAG CAAACGAAAGCGAAAGCGGAGGCTTTGAAGAAGCCGTCGCAGCCGAAGCCAAAGGAGATCGAGAAGAAAGAGAAGGAGGGAGAGGGGGCCGGATCTACCGCTAACGGCACCGGAGACAAGATGAAACCGCGACCGAAAGATACCAAACGTAATAAAGACGAGAAGGGAAAGCTTGTAGCGAAGCCATCTCTAGCGCAACAATCG ATAACTACAATAgatgaaaaagaaaaacaattgaaacCTCCATACGTGCTATGTTCATACGAACCCGATCCTATCGTGGAAAAAGAGGAACGGGAACGCGTGAATCTGCTAGCACAGCGAGACTTCCTCGTCCGAAGCTACGGCATGTTGGAACAG ATTTACTTGGTAATGAAGAAAATGGGAACTTTGAGGCCTGAAGACGAACGAAAGTATGGAGTTTATGGGCGTCTCTCAGTTGTGTCTAATTCAACAAAG aaattATGA